In Paenibacillus sonchi, the genomic stretch TCATCCCGCAGCTGTCCCCATTCCTCATCCCGGTGATACGTACCGGCTTTACTGCAAAACATCAAAGCGCATATTCCGCTTGGCTGCTGACCGGCAGAACACAGTCGAAGCGCTCCACGCCCGGATCCTTTTCACCGAGGCTGGTGACCACAAATCCGCTTTTTCTGAAAAAGCCCGCGCCATCAAGGTCCGTCTCTGCCCGCAGCATATCATTCCCTCTGCATCTCCGGAGCTCTTCGACCATTGCCCGGCCAATGCCGCGGCCCCGCAAGCGGGCTTGTACAGCAATATGCAGGAGTCCGACCGCCTTCCCCGGTTCATGACGGATGCCGGCCAGACCGG encodes the following:
- a CDS encoding GNAT family N-acetyltransferase, with protein sequence MLGTFVNGELAGLAGIRHEPGKAVGLLHIAVQARLRGRGIGRAMVEELRRCRGNDMLRAETDLDGAGFFRKSGFVVTSLGEKDPGVERFDCVLPVSSQAEYAL